A portion of the Cryptomeria japonica chromosome 5, Sugi_1.0, whole genome shotgun sequence genome contains these proteins:
- the LOC131039026 gene encoding pseudouridine kinase: MRVQITNFLTFGGSSTTDVRYVRGGVARNVAECVSKLGVKPFIISVVGQDLAGNSLLDHWKSLGLPILGIHRCNNIATPIVSNIFDSEGELSAAVADVEAVEKALTAEWINQFSSYIGSAPLLMVDANLHPLALEAACNLAKESNTPVWLEPVSVAKSVRARSILKNVTFISPNEAELIAMAEAVSFVDLSNSLKALEEHKNKMSIEAVYGLFKPAISILLEEGVRFITLTLGSYGVLLCFKEISSFQRIPTTFSEFNQFTDFDLVGLRERNELLLSSSQNPVASNNFYVKCQKLGHNGIHLNCVHFPALPVSVLSLTGAGDCFVGGTLAALCGGRDIIGSIAFGVAVAKWSVNSELNVPSNFSPKLVSGKNFYVE, from the exons ATGAGGGTGCAGATTACCAACTTCCTTACTTTTGGAGGATCATCAACTACAGAT GTCAGATATGTGAGAGGAGGAGTGGCAAGAAATGTTGCTGAGTGTGTGTCAAAACTTGGAGTTAAGCCCTTCATCATCAGTGTTGTTGGGCAAGACTTGGCAG GAAACTCATTGCTTGACCATTGGAAATCGCTTGGTTTGCCCATACTTG GAATTCACAGATGTAATAACATAGCAACACCTATTGTATCAAACATatttgacagtgaaggagaactatCAGCTGCTGTTGCAGATGTAGAAGCAGTT GAAAAGGCCTTAACAGCAGAATGGATAAATCAGTTCAGTAGCTATATTGGATCTGCTCCTTTGTTGATGGTTGATGCCAATTTACATCCTTTGGCTCTCGAAGCAGCTTGCAAtt TGGCCAAGGAATCAAATACCCCAGTCTGGTTAGAGCCTGTATCGGTTGCAAAATCTGTTAGAGCTAGAAGTATTTTAAAAAAT GTCACTTTTATTTCACCTAATGAGGCTGAGCTTATTGCTATGGCAGAGGCTGTTTCTTTTGTAGATTTATCTAATTCTCTTAAGGCACTTGAAgaacataaaaataaaatgagcATTGAAGCAGTTTATGGACTCTTCAAGCCAGCCATCAGCATATTACTAGAAGAGGGCGTTAGGTTTATTACTTTGACACTGGGATCCTATGGTGTGCTTTTATGTTTCAAAGAGATATCTAGTTTTCAGAGGATCCCTACCACTTTTTCTGAATTCAACCAGTTCACTGATTTTGATTTAGTGGGTCTAAGAGAGAGGAATGAACTGCTTCTCTCAAGCTCTCAAAATCCAGTCGCTTCAAACAATTTCTATGTCAAATGTCAGAAGCTTGGGCATAATGGCATCCACCTTAATTGTGTACACTTTCCAGCTCTTCCTGTATCAGTATTGAGCCTGACAGGTGCAGGAGATTGCTTTGTAGGAGGAACTCTTGCAGCTCTTTGTGGTGGAAGAGACATTATAGGAAGTATAGCTTTTGGTGTAGCAGTTGCAAAGTGGTCAGTCAATTCTGAATTGAATGTACCTTCAAATTTCTCTCCAAAGTTAGTTTCAGGTAAAAATTTCTACGTGGAATAA